Proteins from a genomic interval of Bacteroidota bacterium:
- a CDS encoding NUDIX hydrolase, with the protein MDLTETLKDRALLVDGVLLRAYRDTVTLPGGGTSVREWIEHPGAAAVVPLFEDGTTILLRQYRYAPGREFVEVPAGKIDRPGEDPAEVAVRELEEEAGYTARALTPLGPTYPCIGYSNEVIHLFLAEDLSEAEAEAEDDEFVEPFRLPFAEAVAMAERGDVFDTKSAVALLRAGAEVARRSG; encoded by the coding sequence ATGGACCTCACTGAAACCCTGAAGGACCGTGCCCTGCTCGTGGACGGCGTGCTGCTTCGTGCTTACCGCGACACGGTCACGCTGCCCGGCGGCGGGACCTCGGTGCGCGAATGGATCGAGCACCCCGGGGCCGCGGCCGTCGTGCCGCTGTTCGAAGACGGGACGACGATCCTACTCCGGCAGTACCGCTACGCGCCGGGGCGCGAGTTTGTCGAGGTCCCGGCGGGCAAGATCGACAGGCCCGGCGAGGACCCGGCTGAGGTTGCCGTGCGCGAACTCGAGGAGGAGGCGGGCTACACGGCGCGGGCGCTCACGCCGCTCGGCCCGACCTACCCGTGCATCGGATACAGCAACGAGGTCATCCACCTCTTCCTCGCCGAAGACCTGTCCGAAGCCGAGGCCGAGGCCGAAGACGACGAGTTCGTCGAGCCCTTCCGCCTGCCGTTCGCCGAGGCCGTGGCGATGGCGGAGCGCGGCGACGTGTTTGATACCAAGAGCGCCGTCGCGCTCCTGCGGGCCGGGGCTGAGGTGGCGAGACGGTCGGGGTAG
- a CDS encoding BamA/TamA family outer membrane protein: MRWTLVADGRDAPWPLDRPLPADSLGAAATGVLQHVQREGYYFAAVDSAQVSGQVGTLFVSRGPRVEVASVELRGAAALDADRLRGQMQTRPGRPLDPDVLRADLDAVLRDYERAGYPLAQATLGEVEVDEAGLRLTIRIAEGETLAFGAIELTPAGRTSPAFAARTAGLQPGAPLAAFDSDGIRRGLEETGLFESVGAPQLALGTDGTATVRVPATEAPPGTFDLVFGYLPPNAGEESGSVVGNGSLLLRNLFGRGRSLALELVRNPGLVSSVDVRVADPFVFGLPLRLEAQFAGYQQDSTFQRQRFGLEAGYRFAPGLEGFVTASREFVEAGIAGVVLVEGRQRIPQADAFFAGVGVRYRRVDARLNPRRGLWLQTSLEQGVKRRDLAADTAAIAEPVSISQQRLVAEARLFIPTLRRQVLVLGGDAAFLLGEVYDDSDLFRYGGATSLRGYDEERFRGNIVGRGIIEYRYQIDRTSYAFLFTDLGYVERPVTTGILADRSFRPGYGLGIQYRTPLGLVAVSYALNPDDGPTRGKVHLGLSVGL, from the coding sequence GTGCGCTGGACGCTCGTCGCCGACGGGCGCGACGCCCCGTGGCCGCTCGACCGGCCGCTTCCGGCGGACAGCCTCGGCGCGGCAGCGACGGGGGTGTTGCAGCACGTCCAGCGCGAGGGCTACTACTTCGCCGCCGTCGACTCGGCGCAGGTGAGCGGGCAGGTCGGAACGCTGTTCGTCTCCCGGGGCCCTCGCGTCGAGGTGGCGTCGGTCGAACTCCGGGGCGCGGCGGCGCTCGACGCCGACCGGCTGCGGGGCCAGATGCAGACGCGCCCCGGCCGGCCGCTGGACCCCGACGTGCTGCGCGCCGATCTCGACGCGGTGCTCCGGGACTACGAGCGTGCCGGCTACCCGCTCGCGCAGGCGACCCTCGGCGAGGTCGAGGTCGACGAGGCAGGGCTGCGCCTGACCATCCGCATCGCGGAAGGGGAGACGCTGGCTTTCGGAGCCATCGAACTGACGCCGGCCGGGCGCACGTCGCCCGCGTTTGCCGCCCGCACGGCCGGCCTCCAACCCGGCGCGCCGCTTGCCGCCTTCGACTCCGACGGCATCCGGCGCGGGCTGGAGGAGACGGGCCTCTTCGAGTCGGTCGGGGCACCGCAGCTCGCGCTCGGGACCGACGGCACGGCGACGGTGCGGGTGCCCGCGACCGAGGCCCCTCCGGGCACGTTCGACCTCGTCTTCGGCTACCTCCCGCCGAACGCGGGGGAGGAGAGCGGGTCCGTCGTCGGCAACGGGTCGCTGCTGCTGCGCAACCTCTTCGGCCGGGGCCGGAGCCTCGCCCTCGAACTCGTCCGCAACCCCGGCCTCGTCTCGTCGGTCGACGTGCGCGTCGCCGATCCGTTCGTGTTCGGCCTGCCGCTCCGGCTGGAGGCGCAGTTCGCGGGCTACCAGCAGGACTCGACGTTCCAGCGCCAGCGGTTCGGGCTCGAAGCGGGCTACCGGTTTGCGCCGGGCCTGGAAGGCTTCGTCACGGCCAGCCGCGAGTTCGTCGAGGCGGGGATCGCGGGCGTCGTGCTCGTCGAGGGGCGGCAGCGCATCCCCCAGGCCGACGCCTTCTTCGCTGGCGTCGGCGTGCGCTACCGGCGGGTCGACGCGCGGCTGAACCCGCGCCGGGGGCTGTGGCTCCAGACCTCGCTCGAGCAGGGCGTCAAGCGGCGCGACCTCGCGGCCGACACCGCCGCCATCGCCGAGCCGGTGAGCATCAGCCAGCAGCGGCTCGTCGCCGAGGCCCGCCTCTTCATCCCGACCCTCCGGCGGCAGGTACTCGTCCTCGGTGGCGACGCGGCGTTCCTGCTCGGCGAGGTCTACGACGACAGCGACCTCTTCCGCTATGGCGGGGCGACCTCGCTGCGCGGCTACGACGAGGAGCGCTTCCGGGGCAACATCGTCGGGCGGGGGATCATCGAGTACCGCTACCAGATCGACCGGACGTCCTACGCGTTTCTCTTCACCGATCTCGGCTACGTCGAGCGCCCAGTGACAACCGGCATCCTGGCCGACCGCTCGTTCCGCCCCGGCTACGGGCTGGGCATTCAGTACCGCACCCCGCTCGGCCTGGTCGCGGTCAGCTACGCCCTCAACCCCGACGACGGACCGACGCGCGGCAAGGTCCACCTCGGCCTCTCTGTCGGGTTGTAG
- the panC gene encoding pantoate--beta-alanine ligase: MDVVPTVAEMQARAEVARCAGRTLALVPTMGALHAGHLALVEEARRRAEHVTVSVFVNPTQFGPGEDFDAYPRTLDADLDALRSVGGADVVFVPKVGEMYAEHAATSVEVGGLGDHLCGAHRPGHFDGVTTIVTKLLLACRPHVAVFGKKDAQQFLILRRMARDLGFGVEIVGVETVREADGLALSSRNQYLSAEERQQAVVLSQALAGVRRRVEAGERRAAVLAEAMRAEIGTAPRARLQYAEVVDTEALQPVETLRPGQEVLAAVAVHFGAARLIDNAFIEVPDRG; the protein is encoded by the coding sequence ATGGACGTAGTCCCCACCGTTGCCGAGATGCAGGCCCGCGCCGAGGTAGCGCGCTGCGCCGGGCGCACCCTAGCCCTGGTCCCGACGATGGGGGCGCTCCACGCCGGGCACCTCGCGCTCGTCGAGGAGGCCCGCCGCCGGGCCGAGCACGTCACGGTCTCGGTCTTCGTCAACCCGACGCAGTTCGGGCCGGGCGAGGACTTCGACGCCTACCCGCGCACGCTGGACGCCGACCTCGACGCACTTCGCAGCGTCGGCGGGGCGGACGTGGTATTCGTGCCCAAAGTGGGGGAGATGTACGCCGAGCACGCGGCCACCTCGGTCGAGGTCGGCGGCCTCGGCGACCACCTCTGCGGCGCGCACCGCCCCGGCCACTTCGACGGCGTGACGACGATCGTGACGAAGCTGCTCCTGGCCTGCCGCCCGCACGTCGCAGTCTTTGGGAAGAAGGACGCGCAGCAGTTCCTCATCCTCCGGCGGATGGCGCGCGACCTCGGCTTCGGGGTCGAGATCGTCGGGGTCGAGACCGTGCGCGAGGCGGACGGGCTGGCGCTGTCGTCGCGGAACCAGTACCTCAGCGCCGAGGAGCGGCAGCAGGCGGTCGTGCTCTCGCAGGCGCTGGCCGGCGTGCGGCGTCGCGTCGAGGCCGGGGAGCGGCGGGCGGCGGTGCTCGCCGAGGCGATGCGGGCCGAGATCGGCACGGCCCCGCGGGCACGCTTGCAGTACGCCGAGGTCGTCGACACCGAAGCGCTCCAGCCTGTCGAGACGCTGCGGCCGGGGCAGGAGGTGCTCGCCGCCGTAGCAGTGCATTTCGGCGCGGCGCGGCTGATCGACAACGCGTTCATCGAGGTGCCGGACCGGGGCTGA
- a CDS encoding DUF433 domain-containing protein: MNPIVVRDPDVLGGTPVFAGTRVPVQNLVDYLAAGDDLGEFLADFPTVHREQVGTFLERAKDALLKAEAA, encoded by the coding sequence ATGAATCCCATCGTTGTTCGAGACCCTGACGTTCTCGGCGGTACGCCCGTGTTCGCCGGAACCCGCGTGCCCGTTCAGAACCTCGTGGATTATCTCGCCGCCGGGGACGACCTCGGCGAGTTTCTCGCCGACTTCCCAACGGTCCACCGCGAACAGGTCGGGACCTTTCTGGAGCGGGCGAAGGACGCGCTGCTCAAAGCAGAGGCTGCCTGA
- a CDS encoding DUF2085 domain-containing protein has translation MKSALSKPTPGDRWSGAGWALALAAVLVLLVPAVLPPFVGPGVRAVLHAAFDPFCHQLADRSFAVGGVPLALCHRCTGVVAGLALGALALPGLRRWLAGFARYEGLWVLVAVVPAALDWGGGVLGLWANTVGSRFATGLWFGLVIGVLFARALAVRRARPAPASP, from the coding sequence ATGAAGAGTGCGTTAAGCAAACCAACCCCGGGCGACCGGTGGAGCGGAGCGGGCTGGGCGCTCGCCCTCGCAGCCGTGCTCGTGCTCCTCGTTCCGGCCGTGCTCCCGCCGTTCGTTGGGCCTGGTGTGCGCGCCGTGCTGCACGCCGCGTTCGACCCGTTCTGCCATCAGCTCGCGGACCGCTCGTTCGCCGTCGGCGGCGTGCCCCTCGCCCTGTGCCACCGCTGCACCGGCGTCGTCGCGGGGCTCGCGCTCGGGGCGCTCGCGCTGCCGGGGCTCCGCCGGTGGCTTGCCGGGTTCGCTCGCTACGAGGGCCTGTGGGTGCTCGTCGCTGTCGTGCCCGCCGCGCTCGACTGGGGCGGCGGCGTGCTCGGCCTCTGGGCCAACACGGTCGGCAGTCGCTTCGCGACGGGGTTATGGTTCGGTCTCGTCATCGGGGTGCTCTTCGCCCGCGCCCTCGCCGTGCGGAGAGCGCGACCCGCGCCTGCCTCACCGTAG
- the secG gene encoding preprotein translocase subunit SecG, with protein MYIFLVIVITIIALLMAIAVLLQSGKGGGLAGIAAGGQTTQILGARQAPDTLEKATWTLGTVFIVLCILANFFANPSEAQRSILQEGGGANAPIENPLPPGPGTINDEPPAPAPPVENE; from the coding sequence ATGTACATCTTCCTCGTTATCGTCATCACGATCATCGCCCTGCTGATGGCGATCGCCGTGCTCCTGCAGAGCGGCAAGGGCGGCGGCCTCGCCGGGATCGCGGCAGGCGGCCAGACCACCCAGATCCTCGGTGCCCGTCAGGCCCCCGACACGCTGGAGAAGGCAACCTGGACGCTCGGGACGGTCTTCATCGTGCTCTGCATCCTCGCCAACTTCTTCGCCAACCCGTCGGAGGCGCAGCGAAGCATCCTCCAGGAAGGCGGCGGTGCCAACGCGCCCATCGAGAACCCGCTGCCGCCGGGCCCGGGCACGATCAACGACGAGCCGCCCGCTCCGGCCCCGCCCGTCGAGAACGAGTAA
- a CDS encoding RsmE family RNA methyltransferase, with the protein MTTTFFAPPDCIADGRIVLPDDEARHAVRALRHAVGDEIEVVDGAGGWYRVRLTEAGKSSAAGEVVATEREVGEPAHRLTVGLSTLKNAGRFETFAEKAVELGVTEILPLVTERTERARLKPKRLGSMLVAALKQSGRSRLPGLAEPQPLAAVLSGRTEGLRILCHEAAGPDALLPRVLDRNPAGETTILVGPEGGFSEAEVAEAQAAGWAVASLGPRRLRAETAALAAASAAMLHLSHQVRNDMASYY; encoded by the coding sequence ATGACGACTACGTTCTTCGCGCCGCCCGACTGCATCGCCGATGGGCGCATCGTGCTGCCGGACGACGAAGCGCGGCACGCGGTGCGGGCGCTCCGGCACGCGGTGGGGGATGAGATCGAGGTCGTGGACGGCGCGGGCGGGTGGTACCGGGTCCGGCTGACCGAGGCCGGCAAGAGCAGCGCTGCGGGCGAGGTCGTCGCCACCGAGCGCGAGGTCGGCGAGCCAGCGCACCGACTGACGGTCGGGCTGAGCACGCTCAAGAACGCCGGGCGGTTTGAGACGTTCGCCGAGAAGGCGGTCGAGCTAGGCGTCACGGAGATCCTCCCTCTCGTCACGGAGCGGACGGAGCGCGCTCGCCTCAAACCGAAACGGCTCGGCAGCATGCTCGTCGCGGCGCTCAAGCAGAGCGGCCGGAGCCGGCTCCCCGGCCTCGCCGAGCCGCAGCCGCTGGCGGCGGTGCTGAGCGGGCGCACCGAAGGGCTGCGCATCCTCTGCCATGAGGCGGCCGGCCCGGACGCGCTGCTCCCGCGCGTGCTGGATCGGAACCCCGCCGGGGAGACCACGATTCTTGTCGGCCCCGAGGGCGGGTTCAGCGAAGCCGAGGTCGCCGAAGCCCAGGCCGCCGGGTGGGCAGTCGCCTCGCTCGGGCCGCGTCGGCTGCGCGCTGAGACGGCAGCCCTCGCCGCAGCATCGGCTGCGATGCTTCATCTATCACATCAAGTCAGGAACGACATGGCTTCCTATTACTGA
- the mutY gene encoding A/G-specific adenine glycosylase gives MSEGYVGRVEQRHLDAFHGPLAAWFEQVRRPMPWRETGPDGRRDPYRVWLSEIMLQQTRVDQARPYYERFTATFPTVDALAAANLDDVLKAWEGLGYYSRARNLHRAAQQVVDAFDGRMPETEAEIRSLPGVGPYTAAAVLSLAHGVPLAVLDGNVIRVLTRVFAIGDDVTSGRTRRHLQALADALLDRDHPGRFNESVMELGATVCTPAGCRASPLRAVCTACAEGNPTRYPIAKKKKPVPHRDVAVGVLFDDEGRVLVQQRPTDAMLGGLWEFPGGKVEPGETVAEACRRELQEELSIEVEVGEPLDRIDHAYSHFKITLHAFACRLVAGTPVHHAAQPMRWVAVEDLDDLAFPRASRRLIDTLVRREQNPTLF, from the coding sequence ATGAGCGAGGGGTACGTCGGCCGCGTCGAGCAGCGACACCTCGACGCCTTCCACGGGCCGCTCGCGGCCTGGTTCGAGCAGGTCCGCCGCCCGATGCCGTGGCGCGAGACCGGACCGGACGGCCGGCGCGACCCGTACCGCGTCTGGCTCTCCGAGATCATGCTCCAGCAGACCCGCGTCGACCAGGCGCGGCCCTACTACGAGCGCTTCACCGCCACATTCCCGACCGTCGACGCCCTCGCCGCGGCCAACCTCGACGACGTGCTGAAGGCGTGGGAGGGGCTGGGCTACTACAGCCGGGCGCGGAACCTCCACCGCGCCGCGCAGCAGGTCGTGGACGCCTTCGATGGCCGGATGCCGGAGACCGAGGCCGAGATCCGCAGCCTGCCGGGCGTCGGGCCGTACACCGCCGCCGCCGTGCTCTCGCTGGCCCACGGCGTCCCGCTCGCCGTGCTCGACGGCAACGTCATCCGCGTCCTCACCCGCGTCTTCGCCATCGGCGACGACGTGACCTCGGGCCGCACCCGCCGCCACCTCCAGGCCCTCGCCGACGCGCTCCTCGACCGCGACCACCCCGGCCGGTTCAACGAGAGCGTGATGGAACTCGGCGCGACGGTCTGCACCCCGGCCGGCTGCCGGGCGAGCCCCCTTCGCGCCGTCTGCACCGCCTGCGCCGAGGGCAACCCGACCCGCTACCCCATCGCCAAAAAGAAAAAGCCCGTGCCTCATCGCGATGTCGCCGTCGGCGTCCTCTTCGACGACGAGGGCCGCGTCCTCGTCCAGCAACGCCCGACCGACGCGATGCTCGGCGGCCTGTGGGAGTTCCCCGGCGGCAAGGTCGAGCCAGGCGAAACCGTCGCCGAGGCGTGCCGGCGCGAGCTGCAGGAGGAACTGAGCATAGAGGTCGAGGTCGGCGAGCCGCTCGACCGGATCGACCACGCGTACTCGCACTTCAAGATCACGCTCCACGCCTTCGCCTGCCGCCTCGTGGCGGGCACGCCCGTTCACCACGCGGCGCAACCGATGCGCTGGGTGGCCGTCGAAGACCTGGACGACCTCGCCTTCCCCCGCGCTAGCCGCCGCCTGATCGACACCCTCGTCCGGCGCGAGCAGAACCCGACGCTGTTCTAG
- a CDS encoding Do family serine endopeptidase, with protein MSTRTSRRLSVALLVAAAFVAGVFFVTASGSFFDGALFGSAEAQQAPVVRGDVSEGIETATELGEAFSAVAEAVNPAVVSISSTQLVQQPAMGNPFQGTPFEGFFGNPGGGGGGQAIPRSGLGSGAIVRPDGYIVTNNHVVENADELVVRFFDGTELAGEIVGTDPFADLAVVKVDAEQLPYLGFGNDDELRVGQWVIAVGSPLQQSLSNTVTAGIVSALGRAQGINGLENFIQTDASINPGNSGGPLVNLRGELIGINTAIATRTGGFQGIGFAIPVDIVENVVGQLIDTGDVERGYLGIQFTSISQSLARALDVPVGSAQISSVLGGSAAAEAGLADGDIIVSIDGEELRTSNDLLAIVANRRPGDDLDVAYIRGEDRRRATVELGARPQDEQAQRQRRDRQSNDEPAGESMDALGMELGELTDAAAQKFGYGSDASGVYVVDVERGSEAFRDANIRTGDLIVSLDGEPVRSLRAFERIYDGIGQGETFLLTLQRGRQDSRQLYRTALTK; from the coding sequence ATGTCCACGCGCACCTCTCGCAGACTCTCCGTCGCCCTCCTCGTCGCCGCCGCGTTCGTCGCGGGCGTGTTCTTCGTCACCGCTAGCGGGTCGTTCTTCGACGGCGCGCTCTTCGGCTCGGCCGAGGCGCAGCAGGCTCCGGTCGTCCGCGGGGACGTCTCCGAAGGCATCGAGACGGCGACCGAACTCGGCGAGGCGTTCTCGGCGGTCGCCGAGGCGGTCAACCCCGCCGTCGTCTCGATCTCCTCGACCCAGCTCGTCCAGCAGCCTGCGATGGGCAACCCGTTCCAGGGCACGCCCTTCGAAGGGTTCTTCGGCAACCCCGGCGGCGGAGGCGGCGGGCAGGCGATCCCGCGCTCCGGCCTCGGCTCCGGCGCCATCGTCCGCCCCGACGGCTACATCGTCACCAACAACCACGTCGTCGAGAACGCCGACGAGCTCGTCGTTCGCTTCTTCGACGGAACCGAACTCGCGGGCGAGATCGTGGGGACCGATCCGTTTGCGGACCTCGCGGTCGTGAAGGTGGACGCGGAGCAGCTCCCCTACCTCGGCTTCGGCAACGACGACGAGCTGCGCGTCGGGCAGTGGGTGATCGCTGTCGGGAGCCCGCTTCAGCAGTCGCTCTCGAATACCGTCACGGCCGGGATCGTCTCGGCGCTCGGGCGGGCGCAGGGCATCAACGGGCTAGAGAACTTCATCCAGACCGATGCCTCGATCAACCCCGGCAACTCGGGCGGCCCGCTCGTCAACTTGCGCGGCGAACTGATCGGGATCAACACCGCGATCGCCACGCGCACCGGCGGCTTCCAGGGCATCGGCTTTGCGATCCCGGTCGACATCGTCGAGAACGTCGTCGGCCAGCTCATCGACACGGGCGACGTGGAGCGCGGCTACCTCGGCATCCAGTTCACCTCGATCTCGCAGTCGCTCGCCCGCGCGCTCGACGTGCCGGTGGGCTCGGCGCAGATCTCATCGGTGCTTGGCGGCAGCGCGGCGGCTGAAGCGGGCCTCGCAGACGGCGACATCATCGTCTCCATCGACGGCGAGGAGCTGCGGACCAGCAACGACCTCCTGGCGATCGTCGCCAACCGCCGTCCCGGTGACGACCTCGACGTGGCCTACATCCGCGGTGAGGACCGCCGCCGCGCGACGGTCGAGCTCGGCGCTCGGCCGCAGGACGAGCAGGCGCAGCGCCAGCGCCGCGACCGGCAGAGCAATGACGAGCCGGCCGGGGAATCGATGGACGCCCTCGGCATGGAGCTCGGCGAGCTGACCGACGCGGCAGCGCAGAAGTTCGGTTACGGCAGCGACGCGTCGGGGGTCTACGTGGTCGACGTCGAGCGCGGCAGCGAAGCCTTCCGCGACGCCAACATCCGGACCGGTGACCTGATCGTGAGCCTCGACGGCGAGCCGGTCCGCTCGCTCCGCGCGTTCGAGCGCATCTACGACGGGATCGGCCAGGGCGAGACGTTCCTGCTCACGCTCCAGCGCGGCCGCCAGGACAGCCGCCAGCTCTACCGAACCGCGCTGACGAAGTGA
- a CDS encoding class II fumarate hydratase: MPEMRIEKDSLGEVHVPADARYGAQTQRARENFPISSLRFPRRFIEALGTVKRAAAHANNGLGLLDASKALAIADAADRVAQGQLDGEFVLDIFQTGSGTSTNMNANEVIAHVASEATGDAHGIHPNDDVNMGQSSNDVIPTAMHVAARVGIENELIPALERLHASLAAKAEQFDDIVKSGRTHLMDATPVRLGQEFGGYASQVEHGIRRLRNASEELAELALGGTATGTGINRHPDFSRLAIERISEATGLAFREAENHFEAQAAKDAYVSASGALSTLAVSLLKIANDVRHLSSGPTSGLSEIQLPAVQPGSSIMPGKVNPVLSEALMMVSARVMGNHATITVGGQHGNFELNVMMPVMAHAMLESIEILANGCDAFRARCLDGIEANRERCRELLEKNPSIATALNDAIGYDAASKIAKQAAAEGRSVRDVLEEKDLIPDDEIDAVLDVRSMTEPGIPGR, from the coding sequence ATGCCTGAGATGCGCATCGAAAAAGACTCGCTCGGCGAGGTCCATGTCCCCGCCGACGCCCGCTACGGTGCCCAGACCCAGCGCGCGCGCGAGAACTTCCCGATCTCCTCGCTCCGCTTCCCGCGCCGCTTCATCGAGGCCCTCGGGACCGTCAAGCGCGCCGCCGCCCACGCCAACAACGGCCTCGGCCTCCTCGACGCCTCGAAGGCGCTCGCCATTGCCGACGCCGCCGACCGCGTGGCCCAGGGCCAGCTCGACGGCGAGTTCGTGCTCGACATCTTCCAGACCGGCAGCGGGACCTCGACGAATATGAACGCCAACGAGGTCATCGCCCACGTCGCCAGCGAGGCAACGGGCGACGCTCATGGCATCCACCCGAACGACGACGTGAACATGGGCCAGTCGTCGAACGACGTGATCCCGACCGCGATGCACGTCGCCGCCCGCGTCGGGATCGAGAACGAACTGATCCCGGCGCTGGAGCGGCTGCACGCCTCGCTCGCGGCAAAGGCCGAGCAGTTCGACGACATCGTCAAGAGCGGGCGGACACATCTGATGGACGCGACGCCGGTCCGGCTCGGGCAGGAGTTCGGCGGCTACGCGTCGCAGGTCGAGCACGGCATCCGCCGGCTGCGCAACGCCTCGGAGGAGCTAGCCGAACTCGCCCTCGGCGGGACCGCCACCGGCACCGGCATCAACCGCCACCCCGACTTCTCGCGTCTCGCCATCGAGCGCATCTCCGAGGCGACGGGGCTCGCCTTCCGCGAGGCCGAGAACCACTTCGAGGCGCAGGCCGCGAAGGACGCCTACGTCTCGGCCTCGGGCGCGCTGAGCACGCTCGCCGTCTCGCTCCTCAAGATTGCCAACGACGTCCGCCACCTGTCGAGCGGCCCGACGAGCGGGCTGAGCGAAATCCAGCTCCCCGCCGTCCAGCCCGGAAGCTCGATCATGCCGGGGAAGGTCAACCCGGTGCTCTCGGAGGCGCTGATGATGGTCTCGGCCCGCGTGATGGGCAACCACGCCACGATCACCGTCGGCGGGCAGCACGGCAACTTCGAGCTCAACGTAATGATGCCGGTCATGGCGCACGCCATGCTGGAGAGCATCGAGATCCTGGCGAACGGCTGCGACGCCTTCCGCGCGCGCTGCCTCGACGGGATCGAGGCCAACCGCGAGCGCTGCCGCGAGCTGCTGGAAAAGAACCCCTCGATTGCGACGGCGCTCAACGACGCCATCGGCTACGACGCCGCCTCGAAGATCGCCAAGCAGGCCGCCGCCGAGGGCCGCTCCGTCCGCGACGTGCTCGAAGAAAAGGACCTCATCCCCGACGACGAGATCGACGCCGTCCTCGACGTGCGCTCGATGACCGAGCCGGGCATTCCGGGGCGGTAG
- a CDS encoding type II toxin-antitoxin system VapC family toxin, which translates to MKPKLYIETTIISYLTARPSSNLITAGRQQLTRQWWENERGRYDLFVSEFVASEAAGGDLGAAQLRLDALSGIPEVLLPPKAKALARTLVEPGPIPSKAALDASHIAAAVAGGAEYLLTWNFKHLANAALRKRIDAACRLNGYDPPVICTPEELIQP; encoded by the coding sequence ATGAAGCCGAAGCTCTACATCGAAACGACAATCATCAGCTACCTCACGGCCCGCCCGAGCAGCAACCTCATCACGGCAGGTCGCCAGCAACTGACGCGCCAGTGGTGGGAGAACGAGCGAGGCCGCTACGACCTTTTCGTTTCGGAGTTCGTGGCGTCAGAAGCCGCAGGCGGAGACCTAGGCGCTGCACAGTTGCGCCTCGATGCACTTTCGGGTATCCCTGAAGTCCTGCTGCCGCCCAAAGCCAAGGCGCTGGCCCGTACTCTCGTCGAGCCGGGACCGATACCGAGCAAAGCCGCGCTTGATGCTTCTCATATCGCCGCTGCCGTCGCAGGTGGAGCCGAGTATCTACTGACATGGAACTTCAAGCACCTCGCCAATGCTGCTCTGAGGAAACGGATCGACGCGGCCTGCCGTTTGAACGGATATGACCCACCCGTCATTTGCACACCGGAGGAACTGATCCAGCCATGA
- the groES gene encoding co-chaperone GroES yields MAISITPLADRVVVKPQDAEETTSGGLIIPDTAKEKPQRGTVLAVGKGKVENGTHVDMTVKEGDTVLYGKYAGTEITVDGDEVMIMRESDILGVVKG; encoded by the coding sequence ATGGCTATCAGCATCACGCCGCTCGCCGACCGCGTCGTCGTCAAGCCGCAGGACGCCGAGGAGACGACCTCCGGCGGCCTCATCATTCCCGACACGGCCAAAGAGAAGCCGCAGCGCGGCACCGTCCTCGCTGTCGGCAAGGGCAAAGTCGAGAACGGCACGCACGTCGACATGACCGTCAAGGAAGGCGACACCGTGCTCTACGGCAAGTACGCCGGCACCGAGATCACCGTCGACGGTGACGAGGTGATGATCATGCGCGAGAGCGACATCCTCGGCGTCGTCAAGGGCTAA